One window of Panthera tigris isolate Pti1 chromosome C2, P.tigris_Pti1_mat1.1, whole genome shotgun sequence genomic DNA carries:
- the PPM1L gene encoding protein phosphatase 1L isoform X6, translating into MLEKLTVSYDEAGTTCLIALLSDKDLTVANVGDSRGVLCDKDGNAIPLSHDHKPYQLKERKRIKRAGGFISFNGSWRVQGILAMSRSLGDYPLKNLNVVIPDPDILTFDLDKLQPEFMILASDGLWDAFSNEEAVRFIKERLDEPHFGAKSIVLQSFYRGCPDNITVMVVKFRNSSKTEEQ; encoded by the exons gTACAACGTGTTTGATTGCTCTGCTATCAGATAAGGACCTCACTGTGGCCAACGTGGGTGACTCAAGAGGGGTCCTGTGTGACAAGGATGGGAACGCCATTCCTTTGTCTCATGATCATAAGCCTTaccaactgaaagaaagaaagaggataaAGAGAGCTG GTGGTTTTATCAGTTTCAATGGCTCCTGGAGGGTCCAGGGAATCCTGGCCATGTCTCGATCCCTGGGGGATTATCCGCTGAAAAATCTCAATGTGGTCATCCCAGACCCAGATATCCTGACCTTTGACCTGGACAAGCTCCAGCCCGAGTTCATGATCTTGGCATCAGATGGCCTCTGGGATGCTTTCAGCAATGAAGAAGCTGTTCGATTCATCAAGGAGCGCTTGGATGAACCTCATTTTGGGGCTAAGAGCATAGTTTTACAGTCATTTTACAGAGGCTGCCCTGACAATATAACAGTCATGGTGGTGAAGTTCAGGAATAGCAGCAAAACAGAAGAGCAGTGA